From a single Flavobacterium sp. genomic region:
- the rpsO gene encoding 30S ribosomal protein S15: MYLTKETKAEIFAKHGGKAENTGSAEGQIALFTFRISHLTEHLKKNRHDFNTERSLVLLVGKRRSLLDYLKKKDINRYREIIKELGIRK; this comes from the coding sequence ATGTACTTGACAAAAGAAACAAAAGCTGAAATCTTCGCAAAACACGGAGGAAAAGCTGAAAACACTGGATCTGCTGAAGGGCAAATCGCATTATTCACATTTAGAATTTCTCACTTAACTGAGCACTTGAAAAAAAATCGTCACGATTTTAACACTGAGCGTTCGTTAGTACTTTTAGTAGGTAAAAGAAGAAGTCTTCTTGACTATTTAAAGAAAAAAGATATCAACAGATATCGTGAGATTATTAAAGAATTAGGAATTAGAAAATAA
- a CDS encoding exosortase F system-associated membrane protein, protein MLKEIRNNKLRFLFIFLSLIGLVCVRFFEDVLFYDPFLNFFKSHSQNQSVPELNDVKLFFGFLFRYSLNTFFSLSIIYLLFKQLQLVKFSAILFLVLFLLFVILFFVVLRCTNEPDYLILFYLRRFLIQPLFLILFIPAFYYQQFSK, encoded by the coding sequence ATGTTAAAAGAAATTAGGAATAACAAACTACGTTTTCTATTTATTTTTCTCTCATTAATAGGATTAGTTTGTGTGCGTTTTTTTGAAGATGTACTTTTTTACGATCCTTTTTTGAATTTTTTTAAAAGCCATTCTCAAAATCAATCCGTACCAGAATTAAATGATGTAAAATTGTTTTTTGGGTTTTTATTTAGATATTCATTAAACACTTTTTTTTCATTAAGTATTATTTATTTGCTTTTTAAACAACTTCAATTGGTTAAATTTTCAGCAATATTATTTTTGGTCTTGTTTCTTTTGTTTGTGATTTTGTTTTTTGTAGTGTTGCGATGTACTAATGAACCTGATTATTTGATATTGTTTTATTTAAGACGATTTTTAATACAACCTCTTTTTTTAATTCTGTTTATTCCCGCATTTTATTATCAACAGTTTTCAAAATAA
- a CDS encoding GAF domain-containing protein, whose product MSFEELKPIVTNIILKENGTRDEKLKEICQLLSENVSYYDWVGYYFANHEAKTLHLGPYVGAETDHTVIPFGKGICGQVAVSNSNFVVPDVKAQDNYIACSFTVKSEIVVPLFVNGINIGQIDIDSHVIDPFTAADERFLEFVNEEVSKLF is encoded by the coding sequence ATGTCATTTGAAGAATTAAAACCTATTGTTACCAACATTATCTTGAAAGAAAATGGAACTCGCGACGAAAAACTAAAAGAAATTTGTCAATTATTAAGCGAAAACGTTTCATATTATGATTGGGTTGGTTATTATTTTGCAAATCACGAAGCTAAAACATTGCATTTAGGCCCCTATGTTGGCGCAGAAACTGATCATACCGTAATTCCATTTGGAAAAGGAATTTGCGGACAAGTTGCCGTTTCAAATTCAAACTTTGTTGTTCCCGATGTAAAAGCACAAGACAACTATATTGCTTGTAGTTTTACTGTAAAATCGGAAATAGTAGTTCCTTTATTTGTGAATGGTATTAATATTGGGCAAATAGATATTGATTCGCATGTTATTGATCCTTTTACAGCAGCTGATGAACGCTTTTTAGAATTTGTAAATGAGGAAGTTTCAAAATTATTTTAA
- a CDS encoding heavy-metal-associated domain-containing protein — translation MKKFILIVLVSLIGISVQAQEKKSKNKKVEFKVAGNCEMCEKRIEKAAFSVKGVKSAEWHADHGDIHLIIDETKCSVQDVAKAIAAVGHDTEFVKAKDEVYNKLHSCCNYERIE, via the coding sequence ATGAAAAAGTTTATTTTAATTGTGCTGGTTTCATTAATTGGAATATCAGTTCAAGCTCAGGAAAAGAAAAGTAAAAACAAAAAAGTTGAATTCAAAGTTGCAGGAAATTGCGAAATGTGCGAAAAACGTATTGAAAAAGCAGCTTTTTCAGTAAAAGGAGTAAAAAGTGCAGAATGGCATGCTGATCATGGCGATATTCATTTGATTATTGATGAAACAAAATGTTCAGTACAAGATGTAGCAAAAGCAATTGCTGCTGTAGGTCACGATACTGAATTTGTAAAAGCAAAAGACGAAGTTTACAATAAACTGCATAGTTGTTGTAACTATGAAAGAATAGAATAA
- a CDS encoding polyribonucleotide nucleotidyltransferase gives MIPKVFQEVIDLGDGRSITIETGKLAKQADGSVVVRMGDAMLLATAVSARTSNPGVDFLPLTVDYREKFAAAGRFPGGFFKREARPSDSEVLTMRLVDRVLRPLFPDDYHAETQVMIQLMSHDENVMPDALAGLAASAALAVSDIPFYNLISEVRVARIDGKFVINPSREELAQSDIDMMIGASLDSVAMVEGEMKEISEAEMVEAIKFAHEAIKIQIQAQLRLQAAFGKKEIRTYEGEKENEEIYKKVKAAAYDKIYAIAKVGSAKHERSAAFAEVKEEVKALFTEEELAADGDLVSKYFYKTNKEAVRNVVLELGIRLDGRKTTEIRPIWCETDYLPSVHGSSLFTRGETQALATVTLGTSREANQIDSPSEQGEERFYLHYNFPPFSTGEAKPLRGTSRREVGHGNLAQRALKNMIPADCPYTIRVVSEVLESNGSSSMATVCAGTMALMDAGVQMVKPVSGIAMGLITDGEKFAVLSDILGDEDHLGDMDFKVTGTADGITACQMDIKIDGLRYDIMEQALGQARDGRMHILGKIIETIATPRAEVKPKAPKIITRTIPGAFIGALIGPGGKVIQELQKATGTTIVINEVDEQGVVEILGTNPDGIAAVLAKIDSIIFKPAMGEAYEVKVIKMLDFGAVVEYTQAPGNEVLLHVSELAWERTENVTDVVNMGDVFMVKYLGVDPKTRKEKVSRKALLPRPPREERPIEKKDTPQG, from the coding sequence ATGATTCCAAAAGTATTCCAAGAAGTTATCGATTTAGGTGACGGAAGAAGCATCACGATCGAAACTGGAAAATTAGCCAAACAAGCAGATGGATCTGTTGTTGTTCGTATGGGCGATGCCATGTTATTAGCAACAGCAGTTTCTGCAAGAACATCAAATCCTGGTGTTGATTTTTTACCTTTAACAGTAGATTATCGTGAAAAATTTGCGGCAGCAGGGCGTTTTCCTGGAGGTTTCTTCAAAAGAGAAGCTCGCCCAAGTGACAGCGAAGTATTAACAATGAGATTAGTTGACCGTGTATTGCGTCCACTTTTCCCAGATGATTATCATGCTGAAACGCAAGTAATGATTCAATTAATGTCGCACGACGAAAACGTTATGCCAGATGCATTAGCTGGATTAGCAGCTTCAGCAGCATTAGCAGTTTCAGACATTCCTTTTTATAACTTAATTTCTGAAGTTCGTGTAGCACGTATCGATGGAAAATTTGTCATCAATCCAAGTAGAGAAGAATTAGCACAATCAGACATTGATATGATGATTGGAGCTTCATTAGATTCTGTTGCGATGGTTGAAGGAGAAATGAAAGAAATTTCGGAAGCAGAAATGGTAGAAGCTATCAAATTTGCTCACGAAGCTATCAAAATTCAAATTCAAGCACAATTACGTTTACAAGCTGCTTTTGGTAAAAAAGAAATTCGTACGTATGAAGGTGAGAAAGAAAACGAAGAAATTTACAAAAAAGTAAAAGCTGCGGCTTACGATAAAATTTATGCAATTGCAAAAGTTGGTTCGGCTAAACACGAAAGAAGTGCTGCATTTGCTGAAGTAAAAGAAGAAGTAAAAGCTTTATTTACAGAAGAAGAATTAGCTGCTGACGGAGATTTAGTTTCAAAATATTTCTACAAAACAAACAAAGAAGCTGTCCGTAATGTAGTGTTAGAATTAGGTATTCGTTTAGATGGAAGAAAAACAACTGAAATCAGACCAATTTGGTGTGAAACAGATTATTTACCTTCTGTTCATGGTTCGTCTTTATTTACACGTGGAGAAACACAAGCTTTAGCTACAGTAACTTTAGGAACTTCAAGAGAAGCTAACCAAATTGACTCTCCATCTGAACAAGGTGAAGAAAGATTCTATTTACATTATAACTTCCCTCCTTTTTCAACTGGTGAAGCAAAACCTTTAAGAGGAACTTCAAGAAGAGAAGTAGGCCACGGGAACTTAGCACAACGTGCTTTAAAAAATATGATTCCTGCAGATTGTCCTTATACCATCCGTGTAGTTTCTGAAGTATTAGAATCGAATGGTTCTTCTTCAATGGCAACGGTTTGTGCTGGAACAATGGCGTTAATGGATGCTGGAGTTCAAATGGTAAAACCAGTTTCTGGTATTGCGATGGGATTAATTACTGACGGTGAAAAATTTGCTGTATTGTCTGATATTTTAGGAGATGAAGATCACTTAGGAGATATGGACTTTAAAGTAACTGGAACTGCTGACGGAATTACAGCATGTCAAATGGACATCAAAATTGATGGTTTACGTTATGACATCATGGAACAAGCTTTAGGTCAAGCGCGCGATGGTCGTATGCATATTTTAGGAAAAATCATTGAAACTATTGCAACACCAAGAGCTGAAGTAAAACCAAAAGCACCAAAAATTATTACAAGAACCATTCCTGGAGCATTCATTGGTGCTTTAATTGGTCCTGGTGGAAAAGTAATTCAAGAATTACAAAAAGCTACTGGAACTACTATCGTAATTAATGAAGTAGATGAACAAGGTGTAGTTGAAATTTTAGGAACTAATCCAGACGGAATTGCTGCTGTATTAGCTAAAATTGACTCTATCATCTTCAAACCAGCAATGGGAGAAGCTTACGAAGTGAAAGTAATTAAAATGTTAGATTTCGGAGCTGTAGTAGAATATACACAAGCACCTGGAAACGAAGTTTTATTACACGTTTCTGAATTGGCTTGGGAAAGAACTGAAAACGTTACTGATGTAGTAAATATGGGCGATGTGTTTATGGTAAAATACTTAGGTGTTGACCCTAAAACACGTAAAGAAAAAGTGTCAAGAAAAGCACTTTTACCAAGACCTCCAAGAGAAGAAAGACCTATTGAAAAAAAGGATACACCACAAGGTTAA
- a CDS encoding sigma-70 family RNA polymerase sigma factor, translating to MRQLKITKQVTNRETASLDKYLQEIGKVDLITADEEVELAQKIKAGDQRALEKLTKANLRFVVSVAKQYQNQGLTLPDLINEGNLGLIKAAQRFDETRGFKFISYAVWWIRQSILQALAEQSRIVRLPLNKIGSINKINKMYALLEQSNERPPSAEEIAKELDMTVNDVKESMKNSGRHLSMDAPLVEGEDSNLYDVLRSGESPNPDRELIHESLQTEIERALETLTPREADVVRLYFGLGDQHPMTLEEIGETFDLTRERVRQIKEKAIRRLKHTSRSKILKTYLG from the coding sequence ATGAGACAACTTAAAATTACCAAGCAAGTTACCAATCGTGAAACTGCTTCTTTAGACAAATATTTACAAGAAATTGGAAAAGTTGACCTTATAACTGCTGACGAAGAAGTAGAATTAGCACAAAAGATTAAAGCCGGTGATCAAAGAGCTTTAGAAAAATTAACAAAAGCTAATTTACGTTTCGTAGTATCTGTAGCAAAACAATATCAAAATCAAGGACTTACACTTCCTGATTTAATTAACGAAGGAAATTTAGGATTAATAAAAGCAGCTCAACGTTTTGATGAAACACGTGGATTCAAATTCATTTCATACGCTGTATGGTGGATTCGTCAATCGATTCTTCAAGCTTTGGCAGAACAATCTCGTATTGTACGTTTACCATTAAACAAAATTGGTTCTATCAATAAAATCAACAAAATGTATGCCTTATTAGAGCAATCTAATGAGCGTCCGCCTTCTGCTGAAGAAATTGCAAAAGAATTAGATATGACTGTAAATGATGTAAAAGAGTCAATGAAAAACTCTGGCCGTCATTTATCAATGGATGCACCTCTTGTTGAAGGAGAAGATTCTAACTTATACGACGTTTTACGTTCAGGAGAATCTCCAAATCCAGATAGAGAATTAATTCACGAAAGTTTACAAACTGAAATCGAAAGAGCGTTAGAAACTTTAACTCCTAGAGAAGCTGATGTGGTTCGTTTATATTTTGGTTTAGGCGATCAACACCCAATGACATTAGAAGAAATTGGAGAAACTTTTGACTTAACTCGTGAACGTGTTCGTCAGATTAAAGAAAAAGCGATTAGAAGATTAAAACATACTTCTAGAAGTAAAATATTAAAAACGTATTTAGGATAA
- a CDS encoding helix-turn-helix domain-containing protein, with protein MKHQEILLARIRNQMPKNISLNDEIAKILDISYDAAHRRVSMKSKFSIEETITLCKYYSISMDTLFGDKNYLLVEKTKKIETLSDFKDYFRKTNEVLSHMDTQETTIYYAAKDIPMNYTVSGTLFSKFKFFIWFTLLNKKQSSSFEKFTFEESVLNENNNLKTFFENTKRIEIWNDTTINSSLQQVNYFFEAGLLNYKNALLILKDIAEIINSIEKKCELDTHDFQLYYNELLILNNSALFTSKEKSAFFLPYNALGYYVTSDLKTCEEQEQYITNQISNSKSLNQSGKKDRKIFFNKMHQKIEFHKQKIENYILE; from the coding sequence ATGAAACATCAAGAAATTCTATTAGCAAGAATTAGAAATCAAATGCCAAAAAACATTTCACTAAATGATGAAATTGCTAAAATATTAGATATTAGTTACGATGCGGCTCATCGACGTGTATCCATGAAAAGTAAATTTTCAATTGAAGAAACAATCACACTTTGCAAATATTATTCAATATCAATGGATACTTTATTTGGTGATAAAAACTATTTACTTGTTGAAAAAACAAAAAAAATAGAAACACTTTCAGATTTCAAAGATTACTTTAGAAAAACAAACGAAGTGCTGTCACATATGGACACCCAAGAAACTACCATATATTATGCAGCAAAAGATATCCCAATGAATTATACAGTTTCTGGAACCTTATTTTCAAAATTTAAATTTTTTATTTGGTTCACCCTCTTAAACAAAAAACAATCGTCTAGTTTTGAAAAATTCACCTTTGAGGAATCTGTTTTAAATGAGAACAATAATCTTAAAACATTTTTTGAAAACACCAAAAGAATAGAAATTTGGAATGATACAACTATAAATAGTTCTTTACAACAAGTCAATTATTTTTTTGAAGCTGGTCTTTTAAATTATAAAAACGCCCTTCTTATTTTAAAAGACATAGCAGAAATCATAAATAGCATTGAAAAGAAATGCGAATTAGACACTCATGATTTTCAACTATATTATAACGAGTTACTCATCTTAAACAATTCGGCTTTATTTACTTCAAAAGAAAAATCGGCTTTTTTTCTTCCTTACAATGCTTTGGGATATTATGTAACTTCTGATCTTAAAACATGTGAAGAACAAGAACAATATATCACAAATCAAATTTCAAACTCAAAATCACTCAATCAATCTGGGAAAAAAGACCGAAAAATTTTCTTTAATAAAATGCATCAAAAAATTGAGTTCCATAAACAAAAAATTGAAAACTATATATTAGAATAA
- the xrtF gene encoding exosortase family protein XrtF has product MVFFLQKYLFLAIKKSIFLLKIHILKNILIQYKPFFAFLLKFLLFYAVFAFLYKMYLNQYDAATNEVDYFTKVVANQTIDLLNLVVGEAKNLPHQTESSIKVFFKDKYLARVVEGCNAVSVMILFAAFIFAFSNRWVKTGLYIVLGILIIHALNILRIALLTYALYYYPVYEELLHGTIFPLFIYGVVFLLWILWITKFSGYVKRN; this is encoded by the coding sequence GTGGTATTTTTTTTACAAAAGTATTTATTCCTTGCTATAAAAAAATCTATATTTTTGTTAAAAATTCATATTTTGAAAAACATTCTAATTCAATATAAACCCTTTTTTGCTTTTTTGCTTAAGTTTCTACTGTTTTATGCGGTTTTTGCTTTCTTGTATAAAATGTACTTGAATCAATATGATGCAGCAACTAATGAAGTGGATTATTTTACAAAAGTTGTAGCTAATCAAACAATCGATTTATTAAATTTAGTTGTTGGTGAAGCAAAAAATTTACCGCATCAAACAGAATCATCTATAAAAGTATTTTTTAAAGATAAATATTTAGCACGCGTTGTTGAAGGATGTAATGCTGTAAGTGTTATGATTTTATTTGCAGCCTTTATTTTTGCCTTTTCAAATCGTTGGGTAAAAACAGGTTTATACATTGTATTAGGAATACTTATAATTCATGCGTTGAATATTTTAAGAATTGCTTTATTAACTTACGCGTTGTATTATTATCCAGTCTATGAAGAACTATTGCATGGTACAATTTTTCCTTTATTTATTTATGGTGTAGTGTTTTTATTGTGGATTTTATGGATCACTAAATTTTCGGGGTATGTTAAAAGAAATTAG
- the rpe gene encoding ribulose-phosphate 3-epimerase, translating into MKNTLIAPSVLAADFANLQRDIEMINASEADWFHIDVMDGHFVPNISYGMPVIQAIKKHATKPLDVHLMIEKPERYIEEFAKIGADIITVHYESTVHLHRTLRQIKAAGCKAGVVLNLTTPVSVLEDILPECYMVLIMSINPGFGGQKFEEITYQKVKKLKKMITEQGLETLIEIDGGVTNKNAKQLVETGADVLVAGSYVFGAENPIATIADLKEITK; encoded by the coding sequence ATGAAAAACACACTTATTGCTCCTTCAGTCCTTGCGGCTGATTTTGCTAATTTACAACGCGACATTGAAATGATTAACGCTAGTGAAGCGGATTGGTTTCACATTGATGTAATGGACGGTCATTTTGTTCCTAATATATCATATGGAATGCCTGTAATTCAGGCTATAAAAAAGCATGCCACTAAACCATTAGATGTTCATTTAATGATAGAAAAACCAGAGAGATACATTGAAGAATTTGCAAAAATTGGCGCTGATATTATAACTGTACATTATGAATCTACGGTTCATCTTCATAGAACATTAAGACAAATTAAGGCTGCTGGATGTAAAGCTGGCGTTGTTTTAAACTTAACCACACCCGTTTCTGTTTTGGAAGATATTCTACCAGAATGTTACATGGTGCTTATTATGTCTATAAATCCTGGTTTTGGGGGTCAAAAATTTGAAGAAATTACTTATCAAAAAGTAAAAAAACTTAAAAAAATGATTACAGAGCAAGGTTTAGAAACTCTAATTGAAATTGACGGTGGCGTAACCAATAAAAATGCAAAACAATTAGTTGAAACTGGTGCAGATGTTTTAGTGGCAGGAAGTTACGTATTTGGAGCAGAAAATCCGATAGCGACTATTGCTGATTTAAAAGAAATCACCAAATAA
- a CDS encoding TonB-dependent receptor: MFKNIAFLLFFVSQFIYTQETIKGIVTDENNQPLLGANVFWFNTAIGATTDGNGSFTIKKSPETTFLVVSYVGFETKKIDVTSNTISVVLKEVNILKEVTITKTKKSTEQSLYKVTNVQVMGQKELLKAACCNLSESFSTNPSIDVNFSDAVTGNRQIKMLGLTSPYILIAEENIPSVRGASQAYGLSFVPGTWVESIQITKGAGSVINGYESISGQINYEVLKPVNDIPFFLNAYASQDERYEINTHFNNKFSDKLSSTLFLHGNTRVGKNDMNDDGFLDSPIGKQVNILNRWQYNDAENGIVSFLNVRYMNDEKQAGEMDFNPDNDRLTMNAWGSEINTEKIEISNKTGYVFPDMPYQSFGFQNSFQSHKQDSYFGLSQYDIHQKSFYSNLLFNSIINNTKNKFTTGLNFTYDDYNEFVAVNFNRDFSRIDNSVGAFFEYTYDNTDNFSLVAGARVDNHNRLGTFITPRLHIRYNPWKEAVIRASAGRGKRAANIFAENQQLFASNRNFSILNNDGKLYGLNPEIAWNYGLSFIQKFKLAGKDAEVILDYYRTDFQNQAVVDVDASPQQVLFYNLEGKSFANSFQAEFNIEVIRHLNFKTSYKFYDVQTQFQTGQLQRALQAKHRFFANVAYETHIKDKGQQWKFDVTYNWLGEQRLPNTTSNPSMYQLGDYAPAFAVINAQITRTFSSTFEVYIGVENMGNYKQMNGIVQNENPFGTYFDSSMIYGPTFGAMYYAGLRFKIK, translated from the coding sequence ATGTTTAAAAATATAGCGTTTTTGCTATTCTTTGTTTCTCAATTTATTTATACGCAAGAAACAATAAAAGGAATAGTAACAGACGAAAATAATCAACCTTTATTAGGGGCTAATGTGTTTTGGTTCAATACTGCAATTGGAGCCACAACTGATGGAAATGGGAGTTTTACCATAAAAAAATCTCCCGAAACCACTTTTTTAGTAGTGAGTTACGTAGGTTTTGAAACTAAGAAAATAGATGTTACTTCAAATACAATTTCAGTTGTTCTTAAAGAAGTAAATATTTTAAAAGAAGTAACCATTACCAAGACCAAGAAAAGTACCGAACAATCACTTTATAAAGTAACCAATGTTCAAGTAATGGGACAAAAAGAGTTGCTTAAAGCCGCTTGTTGTAATTTGTCCGAAAGTTTTAGTACAAACCCATCCATCGATGTTAATTTTTCGGATGCTGTAACCGGTAATCGTCAAATTAAGATGTTGGGTTTAACTAGTCCATATATTTTAATTGCCGAAGAGAATATTCCTTCGGTTCGTGGTGCTTCACAAGCTTATGGATTGTCATTTGTGCCAGGAACTTGGGTAGAAAGTATTCAAATTACCAAAGGAGCTGGAAGTGTTATTAATGGTTATGAAAGTATTTCAGGTCAAATTAATTATGAAGTTTTAAAACCAGTGAATGATATTCCGTTTTTCTTAAACGCGTATGCTTCACAAGATGAACGCTATGAAATCAATACGCATTTTAATAACAAATTTTCGGATAAATTAAGTTCGACTTTGTTTTTACACGGTAACACACGTGTAGGTAAAAACGACATGAACGACGACGGATTTTTAGATAGCCCCATTGGAAAACAAGTTAATATTTTAAACCGTTGGCAATATAATGATGCCGAAAATGGAATCGTAAGTTTTTTAAATGTTCGTTATATGAATGATGAAAAACAAGCAGGTGAAATGGATTTCAATCCCGACAATGATAGATTAACAATGAATGCTTGGGGAAGTGAAATCAATACTGAAAAAATTGAAATTTCAAACAAAACAGGTTACGTTTTTCCAGATATGCCGTATCAAAGTTTCGGCTTTCAAAATTCGTTTCAATCGCACAAACAAGATTCATATTTTGGTTTGAGTCAGTATGATATTCATCAAAAAAGTTTTTATTCGAATTTGTTGTTCAATTCGATTATCAATAACACAAAGAATAAATTCACAACAGGTTTAAATTTTACTTACGATGATTATAATGAATTCGTAGCAGTAAATTTTAATCGCGATTTTTCAAGAATTGATAATTCGGTAGGTGCCTTTTTTGAATATACGTATGATAATACCGATAATTTTAGTTTGGTAGCGGGAGCACGTGTAGACAATCACAATCGTTTAGGAACTTTTATCACGCCAAGATTACATATTCGTTATAATCCATGGAAAGAAGCAGTAATTAGAGCATCTGCAGGAAGAGGAAAACGTGCGGCTAATATTTTTGCTGAAAACCAACAATTGTTTGCTTCTAATAGAAATTTCTCCATTTTAAATAACGATGGAAAATTATACGGATTAAATCCTGAAATTGCATGGAATTACGGATTGAGTTTTATCCAAAAATTCAAATTAGCAGGAAAAGATGCAGAAGTAATTTTAGATTACTACAGAACGGATTTTCAAAATCAAGCAGTGGTTGATGTGGATGCTTCACCACAACAAGTATTGTTTTACAATTTAGAAGGGAAAAGTTTTGCCAATTCATTTCAAGCAGAATTTAATATTGAAGTAATCCGACACTTAAATTTTAAAACTTCTTATAAATTTTATGATGTGCAAACCCAGTTTCAAACCGGTCAATTGCAAAGAGCGTTACAAGCTAAACACCGATTTTTCGCAAATGTTGCTTATGAAACACATATTAAAGACAAAGGACAACAATGGAAGTTTGATGTTACATACAATTGGCTAGGCGAACAACGTTTACCTAATACAACTTCAAATCCTTCAATGTATCAATTAGGTGATTATGCGCCAGCTTTTGCTGTTATAAATGCACAAATAACCAGAACTTTTTCAAGTACTTTTGAGGTGTATATTGGAGTTGAAAACATGGGGAATTACAAACAAATGAATGGAATTGTTCAAAATGAAAACCCATTTGGTACTTATTTTGATAGTAGTATGATATACGGGCCTACTTTTGGCGCAATGTATTATGCTGGATTACGATTTAAAATTAAGTAG
- a CDS encoding cation:proton antiporter — MPFNVPSLELPFFANLLILLVLARIFGEIMERFKQPAMIGEILAGVLLGPTVLNFIHRTEELKVISELGVFLLVIIAGLEIHLDEIIKSMKGRNIVISILAFFIPIVSGYLVGSYFGQDVMSTIFIGLCVAITALPVSIRILMDLGKLNSPVGQKIISVAIFDDVIALTILGVLLDIKDVEPTFANITKATLITIIKLSCFLILVIATYKLIKKLSREENFIENKLNKILEILKGKESLFAVFFVFILIFATITESIGLHFIIGSFFASMLISKELVGEKHLNTFHNTTNSMAMGFLAPIFFAGIGLEFQFSSIQNYPLLIAIIAVSFLSKIIGGYVGGRFARLDHKISLALGFGLNARGIMELVIANIAYKAGIINTEIFSMLVIMGLITTLSTPFLLKRAFKSIEKSV; from the coding sequence ATGCCGTTTAACGTACCCAGTTTAGAACTTCCTTTTTTTGCTAATCTATTAATATTATTAGTATTAGCTAGAATTTTTGGTGAAATAATGGAACGTTTTAAACAGCCAGCAATGATTGGTGAAATATTGGCGGGGGTTTTATTGGGTCCAACTGTATTAAATTTCATTCATAGAACCGAAGAATTAAAGGTAATATCGGAACTAGGGGTTTTTTTATTAGTAATTATAGCTGGATTAGAGATTCATTTGGATGAAATAATTAAATCTATGAAAGGTCGAAATATTGTTATTTCAATACTAGCCTTTTTCATACCAATTGTTTCCGGATATTTAGTAGGAAGTTATTTTGGACAAGATGTGATGTCGACCATTTTTATCGGCCTTTGTGTAGCAATTACTGCATTACCCGTAAGTATCCGAATATTAATGGATTTAGGAAAATTAAATTCTCCTGTTGGTCAAAAAATTATATCCGTTGCTATTTTTGATGACGTAATTGCCTTAACCATATTAGGTGTTTTACTAGACATTAAAGATGTTGAACCTACATTTGCAAATATTACTAAAGCAACACTTATTACCATAATAAAATTGAGTTGTTTTTTAATATTAGTAATTGCAACTTACAAACTGATTAAAAAATTATCGCGAGAGGAAAACTTTATTGAAAATAAACTCAATAAAATATTAGAAATACTTAAAGGTAAAGAATCATTATTTGCTGTTTTCTTTGTATTTATTTTAATTTTTGCTACCATTACAGAAAGCATTGGATTACATTTTATTATTGGATCCTTTTTTGCTTCTATGTTAATTTCTAAAGAATTGGTAGGCGAAAAACATTTGAATACGTTTCACAATACCACAAATAGTATGGCGATGGGATTTTTAGCACCAATCTTTTTTGCTGGAATTGGATTAGAATTTCAATTTTCATCGATTCAAAATTATCCTTTATTAATTGCGATAATTGCTGTTTCATTCCTTTCAAAAATTATTGGCGGATACGTTGGCGGTCGTTTTGCGAGATTAGATCATAAAATTTCACTTGCATTAGGTTTTGGATTAAACGCAAGAGGCATAATGGAATTAGTAATTGCAAATATTGCTTATAAAGCTGGAATTATCAATACCGAAATCTTCTCAATGCTTGTTATTATGGGACTAATCACAACATTATCTACCCCTTTCTTATTAAAAAGAGCATTCAAATCAATTGAAAAATCGGTTTAA
- a CDS encoding HYC_CC_PP family protein — MNFRKHISIVLAALILLANLGLSFVVHYCKDEIASVSFQYQEDEPCVEEAKSCCAKEDSHDSCCSNKLIKVEKKTDDILVKTFQLDLEQAVFSTNWNPNVVIFRPIATTSNEVAFYCDSHAPPLYKLYCQLVFYA; from the coding sequence ATGAATTTCAGAAAACACATAAGTATCGTTTTAGCTGCTCTAATATTGCTTGCCAATTTAGGGTTGAGTTTTGTGGTACATTATTGTAAAGATGAAATCGCATCGGTTTCTTTTCAATATCAAGAAGACGAACCTTGTGTTGAGGAAGCAAAATCATGTTGTGCAAAAGAAGATTCTCACGATTCTTGTTGTTCAAACAAATTAATCAAAGTTGAAAAAAAGACCGATGATATATTGGTTAAAACGTTTCAATTAGATTTAGAACAAGCAGTTTTTAGTACTAATTGGAATCCGAATGTAGTTATATTTAGACCAATAGCTACAACATCAAACGAAGTAGCTTTTTACTGTGATTCTCATGCACCGCCACTCTACAAACTCTATTGTCAATTAGTTTTTTACGCATAA